The following proteins are encoded in a genomic region of Paenibacillus sp. FSL R7-0273:
- a CDS encoding serine hydrolase domain-containing protein, translated as MNLKRWFALFKPPVICLTAIILLLSAGFPAYAAEEGTIPANDESPSGIRLSALEAVIDSYITPARMVTTAAVSVAVVNNGTTVFNKAYGLADVENNTAADTDTVFEWGSVTKLLVWTSVMQLVEQGKLDLRTDIREYLPEGFFKKLKYDEPITLLNLMHHNAGWQDRYTGLYYSQEEAVPDLAESLRIFEPRQVYKPGTIVAYSNYGAALAGYIVEQQSGQPFYTYVREHIFGVLGMNATSFHPTMQDNPAVAAARGKIEGYTADRKLIKKNRAYMGIYPAGGALGTSADAAKFMAALMPPAGSRSPLFQNNATLEQMLMPSLAYEGTNVPRIAHGFFVNQHAVRTLEHGGNTLGFSSSFVIDPVSGFGMIVMVNQHNEGQYCVGLVDRVFGTYTAEAYTGEMPDSSEVEGTYIRARRVVQGFGKMFEYLNLAELKAVNKRMYNWNGVPSNQYAPDAYAKIYSSGSEYFVRDNQGKVVMLSIPYSDYLPLTGFAAHSTGISLIVLGLGAALSIIALVIDVISWIIRRFKKVKKPLSWIDKYHLGVSLAGLLIVLNNVMMINRSLNYTSYALLRVHLIFNILYCLLTAGYIVMLLLKLRRSNSRGMRKVMYMLSGLSAVLFSVLIIGWDLYF; from the coding sequence ATGAACCTGAAAAGATGGTTTGCCTTATTTAAGCCGCCGGTCATCTGTCTGACGGCTATTATATTACTGCTGTCCGCCGGATTCCCAGCGTATGCGGCAGAAGAAGGGACGATTCCGGCTAATGATGAAAGCCCTTCCGGAATTAGGTTGTCTGCACTTGAAGCTGTTATTGATTCTTACATAACCCCTGCCCGTATGGTAACTACTGCTGCCGTATCCGTTGCAGTTGTCAACAATGGGACGACAGTGTTTAACAAAGCCTACGGCTTAGCGGATGTTGAAAATAATACCGCCGCCGATACAGACACGGTATTTGAATGGGGCTCCGTCACGAAGCTGCTGGTCTGGACGAGTGTGATGCAGCTGGTGGAGCAGGGGAAGCTGGATTTGCGGACAGATATCCGCGAGTATCTCCCGGAAGGTTTTTTCAAGAAGCTGAAATATGATGAGCCGATTACGCTGCTCAATCTGATGCATCACAATGCAGGCTGGCAGGACCGGTATACAGGTTTATATTATTCGCAGGAGGAAGCGGTTCCCGATCTGGCTGAGTCGCTGCGTATCTTTGAACCGCGGCAGGTCTATAAACCAGGCACTATTGTAGCCTACTCCAATTACGGCGCTGCTTTGGCAGGCTACATTGTGGAGCAGCAGAGCGGACAGCCATTTTATACATATGTTAGAGAGCATATTTTTGGGGTGCTGGGGATGAACGCAACTTCCTTTCACCCGACGATGCAGGACAATCCGGCTGTTGCCGCGGCAAGAGGTAAGATTGAAGGCTATACAGCTGACCGGAAACTGATCAAAAAGAATAGAGCCTATATGGGTATTTATCCGGCAGGAGGTGCACTCGGCACTTCAGCAGATGCCGCAAAGTTCATGGCCGCGCTTATGCCGCCGGCAGGCAGCAGGAGTCCATTGTTTCAGAATAATGCAACACTTGAGCAAATGCTGATGCCAAGCCTGGCATATGAAGGCACCAATGTTCCAAGAATCGCCCACGGATTTTTTGTAAATCAGCATGCAGTCCGGACGCTGGAGCATGGCGGCAATACATTAGGTTTTTCAAGCAGCTTTGTAATAGATCCTGTTTCCGGGTTCGGAATGATTGTCATGGTTAACCAGCACAATGAAGGCCAGTATTGTGTCGGGCTTGTTGACAGAGTCTTTGGTACTTACACAGCAGAGGCTTACACAGGCGAAATGCCGGACAGCTCGGAGGTAGAAGGGACCTACATACGCGCACGGCGGGTAGTTCAGGGATTTGGAAAAATGTTCGAATATCTCAATCTGGCTGAGCTTAAAGCGGTCAACAAGCGCATGTATAACTGGAATGGAGTGCCCTCTAACCAATATGCACCCGATGCCTATGCCAAGATATACTCTTCAGGTTCCGAGTACTTTGTAAGAGATAACCAGGGGAAGGTTGTCATGCTCTCAATCCCTTACAGTGATTATTTACCGCTTACAGGCTTCGCCGCTCATAGTACCGGAATCTCCCTGATTGTTCTCGGACTCGGGGCAGCACTTAGCATAATTGCACTTGTTATTGATGTAATAAGCTGGATCATACGCCGTTTTAAGAAAGTGAAGAAGCCTTTATCCTGGATCGATAAATATCATTTAGGCGTTAGCCTGGCCGGTCTTCTCATTGTTCTAAACAATGTAATGATGATAAACCGCAGCCTGAATTACACTTCATACGCTTTACTGCGCGTTCATCTTATATTTAACATTCTCTATTGTCTGCTGACCGCCGGATACATAGTAATGCTTCTCCTGAAGCTGCGGCGCTCGAACAGCAGAGGAATGAGAAAAGTAATGTACATGCTGTCCGGCCTGTCGGCTGTATTGTTCAGTGTGCTGATCATCGGGTGGGATTTGTACTTTTAG
- a CDS encoding MEDS domain-containing protein translates to MSRQTITINSLTSVTDGGHIIYLFEDYDRYIDNALSYITTAIELGHHILLIEQADVYQAILDKLGSSLAGRLHYLHYADNIEYYGSRGDFNFQHIVSHFEKITATIQHKDYSLRTWANVLTWGEHNELTIRENLMAYERQTADFVREYGMVSVCAYNAHVISASLQTGLIREHEYVMTDTEFYKSPLYKHQAAEEIIFPSLSIQRQLLNEQKHLLIEKEAMQMANQAKNEFIAMMNHEIRTPMNGVLGMAELLAATGLEEEQKEYVATIQKSGKSLLRIVNDILDYSKLETGFGQLLAEAFSVRESIAETLELLTVAIRNKQLQLNVSIGNTIPELVIGDDGRLRQVLLNLLGNAVKFTEEGHITVAVQLLSATTDRVRLQFHVQDTGSGIPAEQQAGLFQPFYRADNSITRQTEGTGLGLAICQRIVALMNGEIRIDSADSGKGGTTVIFTAEFDAYKASL, encoded by the coding sequence ATGAGCAGACAGACAATAACGATAAATTCTTTAACAAGTGTTACAGACGGCGGACATATCATCTATTTGTTTGAGGATTACGATCGTTATATTGATAATGCTCTTTCTTATATCACAACGGCAATTGAGCTTGGCCATCACATTCTGCTTATTGAGCAGGCCGATGTTTATCAGGCTATCCTGGACAAGCTGGGCAGCAGCCTGGCCGGCAGGCTTCACTATCTTCATTATGCTGACAACATTGAATATTACGGTTCCCGGGGGGATTTCAATTTCCAGCACATCGTCTCTCATTTTGAGAAAATAACCGCAACAATTCAGCATAAAGACTATTCCCTCCGCACCTGGGCCAATGTGTTGACCTGGGGAGAGCACAATGAGCTCACCATCCGGGAAAATCTGATGGCCTATGAGCGGCAGACAGCCGATTTCGTGCGGGAATACGGGATGGTATCTGTATGCGCCTATAATGCACACGTGATTTCTGCTTCTCTGCAGACCGGGCTTATCAGAGAGCATGAGTATGTTATGACGGATACCGAGTTTTATAAATCGCCTCTTTATAAGCATCAGGCAGCAGAGGAAATCATTTTTCCGTCCCTGTCTATACAAAGACAGCTGCTGAATGAGCAGAAGCATCTGCTGATCGAAAAGGAAGCTATGCAAATGGCCAATCAGGCCAAAAATGAGTTCATCGCCATGATGAACCATGAGATTAGAACGCCGATGAACGGTGTGCTGGGCATGGCAGAGCTGCTGGCTGCAACCGGGCTGGAGGAAGAGCAGAAGGAGTATGTTGCCACCATCCAAAAAAGCGGAAAATCTCTGCTGCGGATCGTCAATGATATTCTCGATTACAGCAAGCTGGAGACCGGCTTCGGACAGCTGCTGGCCGAGGCGTTCAGTGTGCGGGAATCCATTGCCGAGACGCTAGAGCTGCTGACTGTGGCTATCCGTAACAAACAGCTGCAGCTTAATGTATCCATCGGCAATACTATTCCCGAGCTTGTTATCGGGGATGACGGACGGCTGCGCCAGGTGCTGCTGAATTTGCTGGGGAATGCGGTGAAATTTACGGAGGAGGGACATATTACTGTTGCCGTACAGCTTCTGTCAGCAACTACTGATAGAGTCCGGCTGCAATTTCATGTACAGGATACCGGCAGCGGCATCCCTGCGGAGCAGCAGGCCGGGCTGTTCCAGCCCTTTTACCGTGCCGATAACAGCATCACCCGGCAGACAGAAGGCACCGGACTGGGACTGGCGATCTGCCAGCGGATTGTGGCGCTGATGAACGGAGAGATCCGGATTGATTCCGCAGACTCTGGCAAAGGCGGCACGACGGTTATTTTTACAGCTGAATTTGATGCTTATAAGGCCTCCTTATAG
- a CDS encoding phosphoketolase family protein, translated as MGLSTMGVDYSSKTYLEKLDAYWRATNYISVGQLYLKDNPLLREPLKDADVKIKPIGHWGTIPGQNFIYAHLNRVITKYDLNMFYIEGPGHGGQVMVSNSYLDGSYTEIYPEITQDIPGLKKLFKQFSFPGGVASHAAPETPGSIHEGGELGYSLSHGAGAILDNPDLISAVVIGDGEAETGPLAASWFANRFINPVTDGAVLPILHLNGFKISNPTILSRQSREEITAYFTGMGWEPFFVEGEDPEQMHPEMAKVLDTIVERIAAIQKNARENNDLTRPLWPMLVFRSPKGWTGPAQWDGVPNTGSFRAHQVPIPVDQKNMKHAPALLDWMHSYRPEELFDENGRLFAEIAEILPAGDSRMGMNPVTNAGKLIKDLNLPDFADYALDNAVPGQVVAQDMAVLGKYLKEVVLRNEQGRNFRIFGPDETMSNRLAPVFEVTKRQWLDQIIEPNDEFLASYGRVIDSQLSEHQAEGLLEGYVLTGRHGFFHSYEAFLRVVDSMITQHFKWLRKATDQGWRADIPSLNIVATSTVFQQDHNGYTHQDPGLLGHLADKKPEFIREYLPADANSLLAVFDTVLNDRQKINLIVSSKHPRPQWFSVAEAQELVDKGLKIIDWASTDQGGEPDVVFASAGTEPTIESLAAISILNEKLPELKIRYINVVDLLKLRSRKLDPRGLSDEEFDQFFTKDKPVIFAFHGYEGLIKDLFFDRHNHNLHVHGYRENGDITTPFDMRVLNQMDRFDLTKEAVLSLPESPVHTAIAAEMDAMVKKHNAFIREEGIDLPEVESWVWKGLK; from the coding sequence ATGGGATTATCGACCATGGGTGTTGATTACTCATCAAAAACGTATCTGGAGAAGCTGGACGCCTACTGGCGGGCAACAAATTATATTTCCGTAGGGCAGCTGTATTTAAAAGACAATCCGTTGTTAAGAGAACCGCTGAAGGATGCCGATGTCAAAATCAAACCAATCGGGCACTGGGGCACCATCCCGGGCCAGAACTTCATTTACGCGCATCTTAACCGTGTTATTACCAAATATGATCTGAATATGTTCTACATAGAAGGACCGGGCCACGGCGGCCAGGTTATGGTATCCAACTCCTACCTGGACGGAAGCTATACCGAAATTTATCCGGAAATCACCCAGGACATCCCCGGTCTCAAAAAGCTGTTCAAGCAATTCTCGTTCCCTGGCGGCGTTGCTTCCCATGCAGCACCTGAAACCCCGGGATCTATCCATGAGGGCGGTGAACTGGGCTATTCGCTGTCTCACGGCGCCGGTGCTATCCTCGACAATCCGGACCTGATCTCGGCAGTAGTGATCGGAGACGGCGAAGCTGAAACCGGACCGCTGGCCGCTTCCTGGTTCGCCAACCGCTTCATCAACCCTGTTACGGACGGAGCTGTGCTGCCGATCCTGCACCTTAACGGCTTCAAGATCAGCAATCCGACCATTCTGTCCCGCCAGTCACGGGAAGAAATTACCGCGTACTTCACTGGCATGGGCTGGGAGCCGTTCTTTGTCGAAGGTGAAGATCCGGAGCAGATGCACCCTGAAATGGCCAAGGTACTGGATACCATTGTGGAAAGAATTGCAGCCATCCAGAAAAATGCGCGTGAAAACAACGATCTTACCCGTCCGCTATGGCCGATGCTCGTCTTCCGTTCCCCTAAAGGCTGGACCGGACCGGCGCAGTGGGATGGCGTACCGAACACCGGCTCGTTCCGGGCCCACCAGGTACCGATTCCGGTGGATCAGAAGAATATGAAGCATGCCCCGGCGCTGCTGGACTGGATGCACAGCTACAGACCGGAGGAGCTGTTCGATGAGAACGGCCGCCTGTTTGCCGAAATCGCGGAAATTTTGCCTGCCGGCGACAGCCGTATGGGCATGAACCCTGTTACCAATGCAGGTAAACTGATCAAGGACCTGAACTTACCTGACTTTGCCGACTATGCGCTGGACAATGCTGTTCCGGGTCAAGTGGTAGCACAGGATATGGCTGTTCTCGGTAAATATCTGAAGGAGGTTGTGCTGCGCAATGAGCAGGGCCGCAACTTCCGGATCTTCGGACCGGATGAAACGATGTCCAACCGTCTCGCGCCTGTGTTCGAAGTGACCAAACGCCAATGGCTGGATCAGATTATTGAGCCAAATGATGAATTCCTGGCTTCCTACGGCCGTGTTATCGACTCCCAATTGTCAGAGCATCAGGCAGAAGGTTTGCTTGAAGGGTATGTTCTGACCGGCCGCCACGGCTTCTTCCACAGCTATGAAGCCTTCCTGCGCGTGGTGGATTCGATGATTACCCAGCACTTCAAATGGCTGCGCAAGGCAACCGATCAGGGCTGGCGTGCCGATATCCCGTCACTGAATATCGTGGCAACCTCGACTGTATTCCAGCAGGACCACAACGGCTACACTCATCAGGACCCGGGTCTGTTAGGCCACCTTGCTGACAAGAAGCCGGAATTCATCCGTGAATATCTGCCGGCGGATGCCAACTCCCTGCTGGCTGTATTCGATACCGTGCTGAACGACCGCCAGAAGATCAATCTGATCGTCTCCTCCAAGCATCCGCGTCCGCAATGGTTCAGCGTAGCAGAGGCGCAGGAACTGGTTGATAAAGGGCTTAAGATTATTGACTGGGCAAGCACTGACCAGGGCGGCGAGCCGGATGTGGTTTTTGCTTCCGCAGGTACAGAGCCGACCATTGAAAGCCTGGCGGCTATTTCCATCCTGAATGAGAAATTGCCTGAGCTCAAAATCCGTTATATCAATGTAGTGGACCTGCTGAAGCTGAGAAGCCGGAAGCTCGATCCGCGCGGCTTGTCCGACGAAGAGTTTGATCAATTTTTCACAAAAGACAAGCCGGTCATCTTCGCCTTCCACGGCTATGAAGGCCTGATTAAGGACCTGTTCTTCGACCGTCATAATCACAATCTGCATGTGCACGGCTACCGTGAGAATGGGGACATCACCACTCCGTTTGATATGCGCGTGCTGAACCAGATGGACCGCTTCGACCTGACGAAGGAAGCTGTACTGAGCCTGCCTGAATCGCCAGTGCATACTGCTATCGCAGCTGAGATGGATGCCATGGTTAAAAAGCACAATGCTTTCATCCGCGAAGAAGGCATTGACCTGCCGGAGGTTGAAAGCTGGGTTTGGAAGGGCTTGAAATAA
- a CDS encoding methyl-accepting chemotaxis protein, with amino-acid sequence MQWITKLRSIWGNSPADTEIMIPEAVIPAGSASEADPAPDSALAPAIPAPVSYGVHAYALAEQVRRETGAILEQEGRMVAEFAALRAGGGELITQVGGTQRLLEHLKANSEQTENLINDMYGSLSYSSNKIEFAKEANIQISAEMEKASAVFTEFVTLNEELRRHFTSIEQLARFITDIAEQTNLLSLNAAIEAARAGEHGRGFGVVSSEIRKLADSTRSHVKEIMGSLTGMTDVMGQLHSKSADGTKAMAETAERISQSTVFMNEIVEAEEEVFEHLEKIQVSQESSMEDVEQINGDLLRILEKSGQDSDQFQKLVMAVQQKADHYQQLLNHLHQIEQLQELEEVQKLH; translated from the coding sequence ATGCAATGGATTACCAAGCTTCGCTCAATATGGGGGAACTCCCCGGCGGATACTGAAATTATGATTCCGGAAGCCGTTATACCGGCAGGGTCAGCTTCCGAAGCTGACCCCGCACCTGACTCCGCACTTGCACCCGCTATACCTGCGCCTGTGTCCTACGGTGTTCACGCCTATGCCTTGGCCGAGCAGGTCCGCCGCGAAACTGGGGCTATTCTTGAGCAGGAGGGCAGAATGGTAGCGGAATTTGCAGCCCTGCGTGCGGGAGGCGGTGAATTGATCACTCAGGTCGGCGGAACGCAGCGGCTGCTGGAGCATCTGAAGGCCAACAGTGAGCAGACTGAAAATCTTATCAACGATATGTACGGCAGCCTGTCCTATTCCTCTAACAAAATTGAATTTGCCAAGGAAGCCAATATCCAGATTTCTGCTGAAATGGAGAAGGCCTCTGCGGTATTCACAGAATTCGTGACCTTAAACGAGGAGCTGCGCCGGCATTTCACCAGCATCGAGCAGCTTGCCAGATTCATTACGGACATCGCCGAGCAGACGAACCTGCTGTCGCTTAATGCGGCGATTGAAGCAGCACGTGCGGGTGAACATGGGCGCGGCTTTGGCGTTGTCTCAAGTGAAATCCGCAAGCTTGCCGACAGCACACGCAGCCATGTAAAAGAAATTATGGGCTCGCTCACAGGAATGACCGATGTTATGGGGCAGCTGCACAGCAAATCCGCTGACGGCACCAAGGCGATGGCCGAAACGGCTGAGCGGATCAGCCAGTCAACCGTATTTATGAACGAGATTGTGGAGGCGGAGGAAGAGGTATTTGAGCATCTGGAGAAAATTCAGGTGTCACAGGAGAGCAGCATGGAGGATGTTGAGCAGATCAACGGCGACCTGCTGCGTATTCTGGAGAAATCAGGCCAGGATTCCGACCAGTTCCAGAAGCTCGTAATGGCCGTCCAGCAGAAGGCCGATCACTATCAGCAGCTGCTCAACCATCTGCATCAGATAGAGCAGCTGCAGGAGCTTGAAGAAGTGCAGAAGCTGCATTGA
- the tyrS gene encoding tyrosine--tRNA ligase — MNIIDELEWRDAINQQTDAEGLRELTNTKAVSLYCGVDPTGDSMHIGHLIPFMVLRRFQLAGHRPVILIGGATGTIGDPSGRQSERSLQTLEQVQENVDALTAQMKKLFISEDDANQVRLVNNYDWTKNINVIEFLRDFGKNFSINTMLAKDVVSSRLDSGISFTEFSYQILQSIDYLHLYKHEDVQLQIGGSDQWGNITSGLDLIRKKEGNEAKAFGLTIPLMLKADGTKFGKTAGGAVWLDPKKTTPYEFYQFWANTDDRDVIKYLKYFTFLSKEEIEALAAKVESEPHKREAQKALAEEMTRFVHGEELLEQAKRITAALFSGDIRSLTADEIEEGFKEMPTFTATNETKNIVEWLVDLGIEPSKRQAREDITKGAISINGERVNELEVDITAEHAIGGRFIIVRKGKKNYSLVKLV, encoded by the coding sequence TTGAATATTATTGATGAACTGGAATGGCGCGATGCCATTAATCAGCAGACGGATGCGGAAGGGCTGCGCGAATTAACGAATACTAAGGCGGTTTCACTGTACTGCGGTGTAGACCCGACCGGAGACAGCATGCATATCGGGCATCTAATCCCGTTCATGGTGCTCAGACGCTTTCAGCTGGCAGGACACCGTCCGGTGATCCTGATCGGCGGCGCTACCGGAACGATCGGCGATCCGAGCGGACGCCAGAGCGAGCGCTCCCTGCAGACACTGGAGCAGGTGCAGGAGAATGTGGATGCGCTGACTGCGCAGATGAAGAAGCTGTTTATCTCCGAGGATGATGCCAATCAGGTCCGCCTGGTCAACAACTATGACTGGACCAAGAACATTAATGTTATTGAATTCCTGCGCGATTTCGGCAAAAACTTCAGCATCAACACCATGCTCGCCAAAGATGTTGTCTCCAGCCGTCTGGATAGCGGGATTTCGTTCACCGAGTTCTCGTACCAGATTCTGCAGTCGATCGACTACCTGCACCTGTACAAGCATGAGGATGTGCAGCTGCAGATCGGCGGCTCCGATCAATGGGGCAATATCACAAGCGGCCTGGACCTGATCCGTAAAAAAGAAGGCAACGAAGCTAAAGCATTCGGCCTCACCATCCCGCTGATGCTTAAGGCTGACGGAACCAAGTTCGGCAAAACCGCCGGCGGCGCAGTATGGCTTGATCCGAAGAAAACAACCCCTTACGAGTTCTACCAGTTCTGGGCGAACACAGATGACCGGGATGTAATCAAATACCTCAAGTACTTCACATTCCTCAGCAAAGAGGAGATCGAAGCACTGGCTGCCAAGGTTGAATCCGAGCCGCACAAGCGCGAAGCACAGAAGGCACTGGCGGAAGAAATGACCCGGTTCGTACACGGTGAAGAGCTGCTGGAGCAGGCCAAGCGTATTACTGCCGCACTGTTCAGCGGGGACATCCGTTCCCTGACTGCCGATGAGATTGAGGAAGGCTTCAAGGAAATGCCGACCTTTACCGCTACTAACGAAACGAAGAATATCGTGGAATGGCTGGTTGACCTTGGCATCGAGCCGTCCAAGCGCCAGGCGCGTGAGGACATCACTAAGGGAGCCATTTCGATCAACGGCGAACGTGTCAATGAGCTGGAGGTTGATATTACCGCTGAGCACGCAATCGGCGGCAGGTTCATCATCGTCCGTAAGGGCAAGAAAAACTACAGCCTGGTAAAACTGGTTTAA
- a CDS encoding FIST signal transduction protein yields the protein MKALSFHTLDEAKRHLEALDVSRGLVLFASAAAVRELSPLAPPRAVLCSTKGEYTPEGYRSGTVTGFEYDARIAEITEILQPPVLSSVGLNAAYQKVKDNANAFLLLLCDGTAAMEETILSSLFFIAPEFKVIGGSAADDESGETYIYIGSRRVQNLGVFFDMAARTTLIKENIYVPAGSTMLVTEADVFGRTVFSFNGRPAAEEYARVLGVPEGELEQHFLSSPLGKRYEDDLIIASPMKANPDGSVTFYSQVMSSTYVEVLSLADPLAVLEETLGASPYKPSFVLNINCTLRDQLFTRDRLWGAFDDRMLSFCGNTTGFISYGEQYYKKHANQTMILLLVE from the coding sequence ATGAAAGCTTTATCGTTTCACACATTGGACGAAGCAAAACGTCACCTTGAAGCACTGGATGTCAGCCGCGGCCTGGTGCTGTTTGCTTCAGCTGCTGCAGTCAGGGAATTATCCCCGCTGGCTCCGCCGCGTGCCGTGCTATGCTCGACCAAGGGGGAATATACGCCTGAGGGCTACCGCAGCGGTACTGTCACCGGGTTTGAATATGATGCCCGCATTGCCGAGATTACCGAAATATTGCAGCCGCCTGTGTTGAGCAGTGTCGGATTAAATGCAGCCTACCAAAAGGTAAAAGATAATGCCAATGCGTTTCTGCTCCTGCTGTGCGACGGCACTGCTGCAATGGAGGAGACGATTCTTTCTTCGCTGTTCTTTATTGCACCTGAGTTTAAGGTGATTGGAGGAAGTGCAGCAGATGATGAGAGCGGGGAGACATATATCTACATAGGCAGCCGCCGTGTTCAGAATCTTGGTGTATTCTTCGATATGGCTGCCCGCACCACGCTGATAAAAGAAAATATTTATGTCCCGGCCGGCAGCACAATGCTGGTAACGGAGGCGGATGTGTTTGGCAGAACGGTGTTTTCCTTTAACGGCCGGCCTGCTGCTGAGGAGTATGCGCGTGTGCTGGGGGTGCCGGAAGGTGAGCTGGAGCAGCATTTTCTCAGCAGCCCGCTTGGCAAAAGATATGAGGATGATCTGATTATCGCCTCCCCGATGAAGGCCAACCCGGATGGTTCGGTCACTTTTTACAGTCAGGTGATGTCCAGTACTTATGTAGAGGTCTTAAGTCTGGCCGATCCGCTGGCGGTGCTGGAGGAAACGCTTGGCGCAAGTCCGTATAAGCCCTCCTTTGTGCTCAATATTAACTGTACGCTGCGGGATCAGCTGTTCACCCGTGACCGGCTGTGGGGGGCATTTGATGACAGGATGCTCAGCTTCTGCGGCAACACTACGGGCTTCATCAGCTACGGTGAGCAATATTATAAAAAGCATGCCAACCAGACCATGATTCTGCTGCTGGTTGAATAG
- a CDS encoding GntR family transcriptional regulator, with amino-acid sequence MTQFVYKQIIDDLKMKIFAGAYPDMRLPDERTLSETYQVSRSSIKRALAKMESVGIIFKKRGSGTFINPLYIKNESIFNYEGSNLGVTDNFQMHGTKPKVKVLNFEVIPPTKELQRDLFLGPHDFVYRIVRLRLFDDEPFMIETGYIPIKIVQDLNQTIIEGSIFNYLEDSRNLAVTKSFLSVFAEPSEASDQELLNLAPNEPVSIMEGIFFLDNGTPLEFSHMRFHYKYLKFNTFVSVT; translated from the coding sequence ATGACACAATTTGTCTACAAGCAGATTATTGATGACCTCAAAATGAAGATTTTTGCCGGAGCCTACCCGGATATGCGCCTGCCGGATGAACGGACGCTCAGTGAGACGTACCAGGTCAGCCGCAGCTCGATCAAACGGGCGCTTGCCAAAATGGAGAGTGTCGGCATTATTTTCAAAAAACGGGGCTCAGGTACCTTTATCAATCCCTTGTACATAAAAAATGAATCGATCTTTAATTATGAAGGCTCCAATCTGGGAGTCACCGACAATTTCCAGATGCATGGCACGAAGCCCAAAGTCAAAGTGCTGAATTTCGAGGTCATTCCTCCCACCAAAGAGCTGCAGCGGGATTTATTCCTCGGGCCCCATGATTTCGTATACCGGATTGTCCGGCTCCGTTTGTTTGACGATGAACCGTTCATGATTGAAACAGGCTATATCCCGATCAAAATTGTCCAGGACCTTAACCAGACCATTATCGAAGGCTCGATCTTCAATTATCTGGAGGATTCCCGCAATCTGGCGGTAACCAAGTCCTTCCTGTCTGTGTTTGCGGAGCCGTCAGAGGCCAGTGACCAGGAGTTGCTTAACCTGGCGCCGAATGAGCCTGTCAGCATCATGGAGGGGATTTTCTTTCTGGATAACGGGACTCCGCTTGAATTCTCCCATATGAGATTCCATTACAAATATCTGAAATTTAATACTTTTGTATCCGTTACTTAG